The following DNA comes from Frankia casuarinae.
GACCCGTCATAGGTCAGCCGGTAGATCTGGTCGTCGGCGATCGAGGTGCCGACCTCGGCGACGACGATCTCGACCTCGTAGGGCTTGACGCTCTCGCTGAAGATCGCACCGAGGGTCTGCGCGTAGGCGTTGGCGAGCGCGCGGCTGGTCACGTCACGCCGGTCGTACATGTAGCCACGCGAGTCCATGAGGCGGATGCCCGCCGTCCGCAGGTTCTCGAACTCGTTGTACTTGCCGACCGCGGCGAACGCGATGCGGTCGTAGATCTCACTGATCTTGTGCAGGGTCGCCGACGGATTCTCGGCGACGAACAAGATCCCGTTCTCGTAGGTGAGGACGACGACGCTGCGACCCCGCGCGATGCCCTTGCGCGCGTACTCGGACTTGTCGCGGACCTGCTGTTCGGGGCTCGCGTATCCGAACGGCATGGTCACGTCAGCCTCCCGAGTTCGTCGAACGGTCCGCGATGATGGCCGTCACCACCGGTTCTATCTCATCGTCGGCATAGCGACGGTAGCCGTCCGCCGTCACGACCGCGACGATCGGGTACAGCTTGCGGATTACGTCCGGCCCGCCGGTCGCCGAGTCGTCGTCGGCGGCGTCGTAGAGGGCCTCGACGCTGATCCGGACGGCGTCGTCCTGGCTGAGATCGGACCGGAACCGCTTCTTCAGTGAACCCTTCGCGAACACCGAGCCCGAACCGATCGACTCGTACGTGCGTTCCTCCGACTTCGCCGCCGCGATGTCGTAGGAGAAGATCCGCCCTTTGCCCGTGTCGAGGTCGTACCCGGCGAACAGCGGGACGACGGCGAGGCCCTGCAGGGCCATCGGCAGGTTCCCCTTGACCATGGCCGCCAGCCGGTTGGCCTTCGCGTCCAGGCTCAGCGTCGACCCCTCGATCTTCTCGTAGTGCTCCAGCTCCACCTGGAACAGCCGGATCAGCTCGGCGCCGACCCCGGCGGTGCCGGCATACCCCACACAGGAGTAGTCGTCGGCGTGATGGACCTTCTCGACGTCCCGCTGAGCGATCATGTGCCCCTGTGTCGCGCGCCGGTCACCGGCCATGATCACGCCACCGGGAAACGCCACCGCCACGATCGTCGTGCCGTGCGCCACCTCGGTGACCGGCCCCGGCAGGCCACTCCGGGCCCCCGGCAGCAGGTGCGGCGCCGACCGCGACAGGAAATCGGCGAACGACGATGTTCCCGGCGTCATGAACACAGCCGGTAGGCGCCCGGCGGCCCCCAATGGATCAGCCACGCATCCCCCTTCCGATAGTCGGTCACGTGGGCCGCGCGCCCGGGGCGTCCCCGAGGCTCCCGGCCCGACGTTACAGATGAAGCACAACATAGGGCTATCGCCCCCCGAAGCTGGCGGGCAGGCCGGTCGAACGGGTCGGCCGGGAAGGCGGTCACGGCCGCGCGTGCGGCCCGCCGACCTGCACCGGGGCACGCGGGCGGTGCGGCGCCGGACCCCCGCGGAACGCGGCCTCACCCGGCGGCGTCGACCCCGCCAGAGCTACCACCGCCGGGCGTCATCCACGGCGCCCGATACCGCCGGCTACCAGACCGCCGGCTACCAGACCGCCGGCTACCAGACGGCCGTTACTGGCCGCCCTTCTGGACATAGCCCTTCACGAACTCCTCGGCGTTCTCCTCCAGGACGTCGTCGATCTCATCGAGCAGGGAATCGACGTCCTCGGACAGCTTCTCGTGCCGCTCCTTGAGGTCGGAGGCACTCGTGTCCTCGGTCGCGACGTCGTCGATCTCCTCCGCCCGACGGTCCGCGCGTTGCTGCCCGCCGCCGCTGTCCCTGGTGGCCATGAAGCCCTCCTTCGATCGCCTGGCGCGACACTATCCCGCCCCACCGACACCATCCGTTCGATCGGTGAGAGGTCCACTCCATCACGAACCAGCCGCTACGTCGCGACGTCCGCCCAGGGCGCAACGTGAACCTCCTGCCAGGGATCGGCGCCGGCTCTCCCGACCGGGATCGGCGCCGGCTTTCAGCGGCCGGCGAGCGCGTCCACCAGATCACTCGCCGTGGGGCAGCGGGTGAGCAGCTCGCCCACGTGCGCCTTCGTGCCGCGCAGCGGCTCCAGCGTCGGCACCCGCTGCAACGAGTCCCGACCGATGTCGAAGATGACCGAGTCCCAGGACGCGGCGGCGACCTGCTGCGGGTAGAGCGCGAGGCAGCGGCCCCGGAAGAAGGCGCGGGTGTCCTCAGGAGGCTCGGTCATCGCCCGGGTGACCTCCTCCTCGCTGACGACGAGATCGAACCGGCCCCGGGCCACCAGGCGGTTGTAGAGGCCCTTGTCCGGACGGACGTCGTGGTACTGCAGGTCGACGAGCTCCAGCCGCGGCGAGTCCCAGGCCAGGCCGTCCCGCGACCGGTAGCCCTCCAGGATCGACAGCTTCGCGACCCAGTCAAGCTCGCGGACGCAGCTCATCGGGTCGACCTCGAGGCGGCCGAGGATCGACTCCCAGCGGGAGAGCACGTCGGCGGTCTGGCTGTCGACGTCGGCACCGAACCGGTCCTCGACGTACTTGCGGGCCTGCTCGAAGTACTCCATCTGCAGCTGCACCGCGGTCATCCGACGACCGTCGCGCAGAGTAACCAGATGCTTGAGGGAGGGATCGTGCGAGATCGCCCGCAGCGCCGCCACGGGCCCGTCCACCGACAGGTCCGCGGTGAACCAGCCGTCCTCGATCATCGAGAGGACCAGGGAGGTCGTTCCCACCTTCAGGTAGGTGGCGACCTCGCTCATGTTCGCGTCGCCGATGATGACGTGCAGCCTGCGGTACTTCTCCGGGTCGGCGTGCGGCTCGTCCCGGGTGTTGATGATGGGCCGCTTCAGCGTGGTCTCGAGCCCCACCTCGACCTCGAAAAAGTCGGCCCGCTGGCTGATCTGGAACCCCGGCTCCCGGCCGTCGACACCGATCCCGACCCGCCCGGCCCCGCAGACGACCTGACGGGAGACGAAGAACGGGGTGAGGTTACGGACGATCTCCCCGAAGGGCGTCGACCGTGCCATCAGGTAGTTCTCATGGCATCCGTACGAGACGCCCTTGTTGTCGGTGTTGTTCTTGTAGAGGTAGACCGGCTTGGAGCCGGGCACGGACAACGCCCGGCGGGCGGCCTCGGCCATCACCCGCTCCCCGGCCTTGTCCCACAGCACGGCGTCGCGAGGGTTGGTGACCTCGGGCGAGGAGAACTCCGGGTGCGCATGATCGACGTAGAGCCGCGCCCCGCTGGTCAGGATGACGTTGGCCAAGCCGAGATCGTCCTCGTTGGCCGGGGCGCTCGGATCGACCGCCGGCTCGCGGGGCAGTTCGAAGCCCCGGGCGTCGCGCAGCGGTGACTCCTCCTCGAAGTCCCATCGGGCGCGGCTACCCGGCGCCGACGTTCGACTGGCATACGAGTTCACCACCAACGACGAAGCCAACATCTGATTGGTGTTCGGCTGACCGGGCACCGATACGCCGTACTCGGTCTCGATCCCCATGATCCGACGCGCGCTCACTCTGCAAGCGTAGGTGCTACACGGGCGGTCGGTTAGCCGGACGTCTGCCTTGTTTGCTCTGGGCCGCTCGGGATGACACGTCCGCAGCCACGCCTATCGTCAGAATTCGGTGGCGACACGGTAGTCCGACCGACCGGCGTCCACCGCGGATGCGGGCGGGAGGATACACCCAGGGGTGCCAGTGCCGCGATGCCCAACGCAACGCCGCGATGCCACCCAGAGCACCGCCGTGACCCCGGGGCCGAGTGACCCCGGGGTCACGGCGGTGGCACGTGTCCCGCCGTTGGGCGGAACACGGGACCCGAGCCCCTTACAGATAACGGCCGTTACAGGTACTACTGCGACCGTTACAGGTACTGGCCGGTGTTCGCGATCGTGTCGATCGAACGGCCGGCCTCGGTACCCTTCGTTCCGGTGACGAGCGTGCGGATGTAGACGATCCGCTCGCCCTTCTTCCCGGAGATCCGGGCCCAGTCGTCCGGGTTGGTCGTGTTCGGGAGGTCCTCGTTCTCCTTGAACTCGTCCATGCAGGCGGCGAGCAGGTACTGCATGCGCAGCCCCTTCTGCCCGCCCTCGATGTGCTCCTTGACCGCCATCTTCTTGGCCCGGGCGACGATGTTCTCGATCATCGCGCCGGAGTTGAAGTCCTTGAAGTACAGGACCTCCTTGTCGCCGTTGGCGTAGGTCACCTCGAGGAAGCGGTTCTCCTCGCTCTCCGCGTACATCCGCTCGACCACGCGCTGGATCATGGCCTGAACGGTCGCCTCCCGGTTACCGCCGAACTCGGCCAGGTCATCCGGGTAGAGCGGCAGCTCCGGCACGACGTACTTGGCGAAGATGTCCCGAGCCGCCTCGGCATCGGGCCGCTCCACCTTGATCTTCACGTCGAGCCGACCCGGCCGCAGGATCGCCGGATCAATCATGTCCTCGCGGTTGGACGCGCCGATCACGATGACGTTCTCGAGCTGCTCGACGCCGTCGATCTCGCTGAGCAGCTGCGGGACGATCGTGTTCTCCACGTCCGAGGACACCCCCGAGCCACGGGTCCGGAAGATCGAGTCCATCTCGTCGAAGAACACGATCACCGGCATTCCCTCGGACGCCTTCTCACGCGCCCGCTGGAACACCAGCCGGATCTGCCGCTCGGTCTCGCCGACGAACTTGTTGAGCAGCTCGGGACCCTTGATATTCAGAAAGAACGCCCGACCGGTGCCCTGGCCGCCGGTCTTCGCCTCGACCTTCTTGGCCAGCGAATTGGCGACCGCCTTGGCGATCAGCGTCTTGCCGCAGCCGGGCGGGCCGTAGAGCAGCACACCCTTCGGTGGCTTGAGCTGATGCTCCCGGTAGAGCTCCTTGTACAGGAACGGCAGCTCGACCGAGTCCCGGATCGACTCGATCTGGCTCTTCAGGCCGCCGATCTGTTCGTAGCCGATGTCGGGAACCTCTTCGAGGACGAGCTCCTCGACCTCGGACTTGGGAATCCGCTCGAAGGCGTAGCCGGAACGGGACTCGATCAACAACGAGTCCCCGGACCGGATCGGTCCATCGAGAAGCGGCTGGGCCAGCATGACCACCCGCTCCTCGTCGGTGTGACCGAGCACCAGCGCCCGGTCCCCACCCTCGAGGACCTCTTTGAGTAGGACGATCTCACCCTGCCGCTCGAACGCGCGCGTCTCGACCACGTTCAGCGCCTCGTTGAGCATGACCTCCTGGCCGGGCAAGAGATCACTGATGTTGACGCTCGGCGACACGGTCACCCGGAGCTTTCTGCCCTGAGTGAACACGTCGACGGTGCCGTCTTCGTAGGAGGAGACGAAGATCCCGTAGCCGCTGGGCGGCTGCGCGAGCCTGTCGACCTCCTCCTTCAGGGTGACGATCTGGTCTCGCGCCTCGCGGAGAGTCGCGACGAGCCTGTCGTTCTGTCCCGTGACAGCCGACAACTCCGCCTGGATCTCCGCGAGCCGTTCCTCCAGCACCCTGAGCTGCCTGGGCGATTCGGACAACTTACGCCGCAGCATGGCCACTTCCTCTTCCAGGAAGGCGACCTGCGTCGTGAGCTCGTGTGTTTCCTTCTCGTACGCCGACCGCCGTGATTCGGCATCACCTGGACGACCCGTGCTCCCATCGGAGCCAGAGCCCGAACGGGGACCGGACACTGCGCCTCCACCTCCCCCGTGCTGACCGGGACGCACCCACACTACCGTTGTGACCGCCGCTGGCAGGCCGGTCGGGCAAGGACGATCCAGCTTTGCCGTAAACAGCGGGTTACGGTGCCATGCTGACAGAAGATCGGAGCCCTGTGGCAACTCCAGCGAAGCCGGGCGTTTCGGCAGACCTGCGGGTGCGGGTCGACCAGGATGCCTGCACCGGCGACGGTCTGTGCGCGCAACTCGCTCCCGCCGTCTTCGAGTTCGACGTCGACGGTCTGGCCTACGTCAAGGACAGCGCGGGCGAGCTGCAGACGCAGCCCGGCGCCTACGTCCCGGTGCCGCTGCCGCTCGTCGACGCGGTGGTCGACGCGGCCGACGAGTGTCCGGGGACGTGCATCTACGTGGAACGCCCCGACGGCACGCTGGAGGCCGGCGGGCCCGTCGGCTGACGATGGGCCCGGCCGGCCGGCACACTCGCGACCACGGCCTGCCCCATGGGACCCCATGGGAATGGCCTGCCCCATGGGACCCCATGGGATACGTCACATCGGCTGGATCGTCGCCGACCCTGGGTCGGCGTCCCGGGATCGGTCGGTCTCGGCCCTGGGCTCGGTCTCGGCCCTGGGCTCGGGGGCGGTCTCGGAGGCGGGATCGATCCCGATCGGCGCGCCCTTCGCCGGCCGGCGGCGGCGCACCGGAGGAGTGACCCCCTCGGCGAGGCGCCGCGCGGTCACCAGGAAACCGGTGTGGCCGACCATGCGGTGGCCAGGCCGCACGGCCAGACCCTCGACGTGCCAGTCCCGCATTATCGACTCCCACGCCGCGGGCTCCGTGAACGTGCCGTGCGCCCGTAGCGTCTCGACGATCCGGGAAAGCTGGGTGGTGGTAGCGACGTAGGCACAGACCACCCCGCCGGGCACCAGCGCCGCGCTGACGGCGTCAACGACCTCCCAGGGCGCGAGCATGTCGAGGACAGCCCGGTCGACGTCACGCTCGGTTGTCTCGGCCAGCTCCCCGACCAGCACGGTGTGGGCGGGATGCGGGCCGCCGAAGAACGCCTCGATGTTGCGCCGGGCAATCTCGGCGAAGTCCGCGCGCCGCTCGTAGGAGACCAGACGCCCGCAGTCGCCGATGGCACGCAGCAGCGAGCACGACAGCGCCCCGGACCCGACGCCGGCCTCCAGCACCCTGGCGCCCGGGAAGATGTCCGCGTAGGTGACGATCTGCGCCGCGTCCTTGGGGTACACCACGGTCGCCCCGCGCGGCATGGACAGCACGAAGTCGACGAGCAGCGGGCGCAGCGCCAGGTAGTCGGTACCACCCGTGCTGGTGACGACGATCCCCTCCGGCCGGCCGAGCAGGGCGTCGTGCTCGACGGCTCCCCGGTGGGTGTGAAACTGCCTGCCCGGTTCGAGGACGACGGTGTGCCGGCGCCCCTTGGGATCAGTCAGCTGCACCCGGTCACCCTTGGTGAACAGGCCTCGGCGATGAGCGGCGCCGGTCGGAGGCGGAGCGTAACCGCCGGCCAGGGACGGCACCTGCCCCGGGGACACCGACTCGTCGGGCGGGGCGCTCACCGGGACGCCACCATGCGGGCGGCGGCGGCCGGATCGATACGGGCGACGAGATCCACCATCGCGAGCACGCCGACCGGGCGGCCCGCCTGCTTGACGAGGTACTCCGACGCCGGCACCCGCTGCACGGCCGCCAGCAGGGCCTCGCCTTCCAGATCGGCGTCGAGGACCATGCCGGGCGAGATCACCCGACTCACTTCATCCACGGTCATCCAGGGTCTCCGATGCTCCGGCAGCGCGTCGACCGCGGAGCCATTCATAATCTTCAGGGGGCTGCCGTCACGGTCGATCACCGCGACGGCGGTGGCGCCGACCTCCTGAGCTCGCCGCAGCGCCTCCGCCAGCGGAACGGCACCCTCGACGGGCAGCGTCCGGCGCGCAAGGCGACCGGCGCACAGGCCGGGCAGCCGCTCCCGCACCTGCGCGGCGCGCAGCGACTGGTAGGCCGCGAACGCGAGGAAGCCCGCCAGAGCATAGGTGTACACCATGCCGATGCCGTCGGAGGTCGACGCACCCCAGACGACCAGGCCGGCGGCGACGACGAACCCGCCGTAGGCACCGGCCCGCAGCCCCCGCAGCTTGTCGCGCGTCAGACCCCACACCGCGGCGACGACCACCCGTCCACCGTCCAGCGGGAGGCCCGGTGCCAGGTTGAAGAGGAACAACGCGGCGTTGATGAGTCCGAGATCGTGCAGGACCGCGGCGGCGTCGCTGGTGTCGTCGAGGCCGAGCAGGCCGAGGTGACAGCCGGCGGCCAGCACCCCGTTGACCGCCGGGCCGACGAAGGCGATCAGGAACTCGCGGCCGGCGCTGCGGGGCTCCGGCTCGAACTCGGTGAACCCGGCGAAGCCGTGCAGGGTCACGGACCGCACGGTGTGACCGAACGCCAGCGCCGTCAGAGCGTGACCGATCTCGTGGGCGAGCAGGGAGGCCAGGAAGCCGATAGAGATCAACGAGGAGAGCGCGAGGATCCGCCCATCGGACGCCAGCGGCAGCCGGTCGCGGATCGAGCCGGAGAGCAGGTAGGCGACGAGGACGGCGAAGACGAGGGCGAACGGCGAGATGACGATGGGAACACCGCGGATCCGCCCGACCGGCACGCCGGGGGGTCGCTCACTCGGAGCCTGCCCCGCCGGGCCCGCGCCGCCGTGGGCGCTCGAACCCGCGCCGCTCGAACCCGCGCCGCCCGAACCCGCGCCGCCGTGCTGATCCGCCATGGATCCGATGCTACGGACCATACCCCGACCCGTCGTCCGGGACCGAGTGGCGAAGATGTCGGTAGGGGGATCTAGGGTCCAGGACATGACCTCGACGCAGCGCTCTCCTGCCATCCCGGGATCGGTGGCGTCGGCCGCACCCCGGCCGTTGATCGGTTCGCTGTCACCGTCGCGGGCGGCGGACTTCGTCAACTGTCCGTTGCGCTACCGGTTCCGGGTCGTCGACCGGCTCCCCGAGCCGCCGAGCGAGGCCGCGACCCGCGGGACCGTGGTGCACGCGGTCCTGGAGAAGCTGTTCGATCTCCCGGCGTCCCGGCGTACCCTGCAGGCCGCGCGGGAGCTGGTCGAGCCGGCCTGGGATACGGTGCGCGCCCGCGAGCCGGCGGTCGAGGCGCTGTTCGGTGGCCGCGACGAACTGGCGGCGTGGTTGGAGTCGGCCCGCGAACTGCTCGCCGGATACTTCGCGCTGGAGGATCCGTCACGGCTGGCGCCGGTGGCCCGCGAGCTGTACGTCGAGCACGTGCTCGACTCCGGCCTGCGGCTGCGGGGCTACCTGGACCGGCTTGACGAGGCGACCACGGCGCAGGGACCCGCCCTGCGGGTGGTCGACTACAAGACCGGCCGCTCGCCCGGCCCGGCGTTCGAGAGCTCGGCGATGTTCCAGATGAAGTTCTACGCCCTGCTGCTCTGGCGGATCCGTGGGGTGATCCCGCGCGAGCTGCGGCTGTACTACCTCGGTGACCGCACCTGGCTGCGGGCCACCCCCGACGAGGCCGACCTGCGGGCCGCCGAGCGACGGATCGAGGCCCTGTGGGCGGCGATCGACCGCGCGCACCGCACCGGGGACTGGCGCGCCACCCCGAACAGACTGTGTTCCTGGTGCGACCATCAGGCTCGATGCCCAGCCTTCGGCGGCACCCCACCACCGCTACCGCAGCAGACATCCGCGGTGCCGCTCGACGAGACCGCCCCCACCGTCTGCGAGGCGGACGGCTGATGGCGGTCTTCAGGCCGGACCCCGTCCGGACCCCGTTCCCCGCGGACAGCCCGTTTACGGTGCCGGCATCCTCAGCTCGCCGGCGGCGGTGGCTCCACCGGGCGTCCTCGGAGGCATGCCATATCGCCCGATCACCAAAAGTAATATTGGTCGGACCTTCAATACTGCCGGCGGTACAGTCAGCGACGGCGAGATGCCGATCATCGTTCGGTCGTTGGGGAGATCGACCACGGTAGCCGAACAGCCGTCCCAGGTCAGTCGGGGCCGAGCGCAGGCAGGGCAGGCACGACGTGTCGAGAGGGACCGTGTCGAGAGGGACACGGCGCGCCGCGAGGGAGAGGACATCACGATGGCCCGACGGACCGGATCGTCCCGAGGCGGGAAGCGGGGCGCGGTCGCGGGCAGCCCGCCCGGCCGAGAGGACCGCGGGTCGCGGCCCGGCGAGTACGGTGCCGGCCGTGACGGCCGGGTTCCCGAGCACCCGGGCGGCCGGCGAGAAGACGGACCGGACGCCGCACCCGCGGCCCGCGCCGCCAGGCTGACGAAGGTCTACGGCTCCGGTGACACCACCGTCACGGCACTGCGCGAGATCGACCTGGCCTTCCCCCGCGGCCGATTCACTGCGATCATGGGGCCGTCCGGGTCGGGGAAGTCGACGCTGATGCACTGCCTGGCCGGGTTGGACACGGTCACCCGGGGACGGGTCTTCATCGGCAACGTGGACCTGTCCCGGCTGTCCGACAAGCAACTGACCCGGTTGCGTCGCGACCGCATCGGGTTCATCTTCCAGCAGTTCAACCTGCTGCCCACGCTGACCGCGGCCGAGAACATCACGCTGCCGTTGAGCATCGCCGGGCGTTCGCCGGATCGGGCCTGGATGCGCACCGTCATCGACGCGGTCGGTCTCGCACCGCGGTTGAAGCACCGGCCGAGCGAACTCTCGGGCGGTCAGCAGCAACGGGTCGCCTGTGCGCGGGCCCTGGTCACCCGGCCGGAGATCATCTTCGCCGACGAGCCGACCGGCAACCTTGACTCCCGGTCGGGAGCCGAGGTGCTGTCGTTCCTGCGTGACTCGGTCTCCGAACTCGGGCAGACGATCGTCATGGTCACCCACGACGCGACGGCGGCGTCCTACTCGGATGAAGTGATCTTCCTTGCCGACGGTCGACTCGTTGACGCGATCGCGAACCCGACCGCGGAGGAGGTGCTGGACCGGATGAAGCACCTCGACGCCGCCGCGGGCGGCTTGGCGGCCGACGGCGAGATCGCCGACGACCGGGACGACCATAACGACACCGACGGTCGCTACGGGCCTGCCGGTGACTACGACGACTACGCCTACCCGGACCAGGCCTACCCGGACCAGGCCTACCCGGACCAGGCCTACCCGGACCAGCCGACCTACGGGCGAGACGAGCACGATCCCTACCAGGGCCACTACCCGGAGCGGCGCACCGGCCAGTTCGAGGCGATCCCCGCCCCGGACCTCGGGCCCGACGCCGGTGGGCAGCCGGCGTCAAGGCGGGTCGGCGGCACGCGCCACGGCGAGGAGTACTACTCCGGCCGCTCCCACCACCGGCCGGTGCCGAGGCCTGGCGGCGGGCCTCCGCTCACCGACCCCGGCCGTGTCGACGGCGGGGGGGACAGTTACCACCCGGACGGCACGGAGCCGGCGGGCTGGGCCTGAGCCGATGCTGCGCGCCACCCTCAAGAGTCTGCTGGCCCGCAAGGTCCGGCTGGTGCTCTCCATGCTGGCGGTCGTCGCCGGGGTGAGCTTCGTGACCGGGACCCTGGTCCTGACCGACACCCTCAACCGGACGTTCGACACCCTCTTCGCCGACATCAACAAGAACGTCAGCGTCGCCGTGCGCTCGGTCAACGCCATCGACCCGACGAGCGACGTCGGCCGCCCTCCGCTGCCGGCCTCGCTCGTCTCCACCGCCGCCGGAGTGGACGGGGTGCGGGTGGCGGTCGGCAAGGTCAACGGCCAGGCCGTCCTCGTCAACCCGGCCACCGGCAAGCCCTCGAACACCAACGGTGCGCCGGGGATCGGTATCAACTGGACCGGGGGTCAGCCCACCTCGGCGGAGGAGATCGCCGAGGGTCGCCCGCCCGGCCCCGGAGAGATCGTCGTCGACCGGGCGACCGCGAAGAAGCTCCATCTGTCGCTCGGGGCAAAGATCTCGGTGCAGACCAAGGGTCCGCCCGCGCGGTACACCCTGGTCGGCACCTTCCGGATCGGCGGTCAGGACAGTCTCGGGGGCGCCGCCGTCACCGCGTTCGACACCGCCACCGCCCAGCGGGTCCTGCTCGCGCCCGACCGGTTCAGCGCGATCCACCTGGCCGCCGGGCCCGGCCTGACCCAGGAGGAGCTGCGGGCCCGGGTCGCCGCCGCACTCCCACCGGGTGTCGAGGCGATCACCGGCAGGCAGTTGGCGGACGAGAGCGCCAGCGCTGTGCAGAACGCCGTCAGCGGCTTCTCCACCTTTCTGCTGATCTTCGCCGCCATCTCGGTCTTCGTTGGCGCCTTCATCATCTTCAACACCTTCACGATGCTCGTCGCCCAACGGGTGCGGGAGCTGGCCCTGCTGCGAGCAATCGGGGCGAGCAAACGTCAAGTCCAGGTGTCCCTGCAGGTCGAAGCGGCACTGGTCGGCTTCGCCGGGGCCACTGTCGGCCTGGTGTCCGGCGCGGGGCTCGCGCTGCTGCTGCGCGTCGCCGTCGGTGTGTTCGGCGTGGCGCTGCCCAGCGGTGCGCTGGTCTTCCGCCCCCGCACCGTCGTGATCGCCTACGCCGTCGGCGTGCTCATCACCGCCGCGGCGGCGTTCGTGCCGGCCCGCAAGGCCGCGTCGGTGCCACCGATCGCGGCGATGCGGGAGACCTACGTGCTGCCGACCCGCTCGCTGCGCTCCCGGGCGATCGCCGGGTCGGTGCTCACCGCGCTCGGCATCGTCCTGCTGATCCTCGGCACCGCCTCGGCGGGCAAGCCGGGAGCCACCGCCGTCGGGGTGGGCGCGGCGGGGATCTTCCTCGGCGTCGCCACCCTCTCACCGCTGCTGTCCGGACCGATCACCCGGGTCCTCGGCGCACCGTTGGCGAGGATGTTCGGGGCCACCGGCCGACTCGGCCGGGAGAACGCGATGCGCAACCCGCGCCGGACCGCCTCCACCGCCTCCGCGTTGATGATCGGACTCGCCCTGGTCAGCGCCTTCTCCGTGCTCGGACAGTCGATCAAGGAGTCGGTGCGGGAGACGGTGTCGAACAGCCTCGGTGCCGACTTCTACCTGACCCCGCAGAACTTCGGGCAGGGATTCAGCGGTGAGGTGGCTCGCGAGCTGGCCGGCAAGCCCGGCATCGAGATCGCCACGGGTCTTCGGGGCGGCCTGGTGAAGATCTCCGGGCAGAGCTCCCAGGTGCTGGCCGGCGACCCAGCGGGCCTGGTCAAGATGCTGGCCATCAAGGAGGTGACCGGTGACGTCCACGCCCTCGGCGACGGCACGATCCTGGCCGAGGACTCCACCGCCGCGGACCACCAGCTACGGGTGGGGCAGAAGGTCCCGGTCACCTTCGCCGACGGCCGCGCGGAGCTGACTCTGGTGGGCACCTACCAGAAGAGCCAGGTGGCCGGCAAGTGGATCATCTCCACGAGCGAGTTCGCCCGGCACTCCACCGATGACCTCGACCTGTTCGTCCTGGTGAAGAGGGCGAGCGGGGCGGACCCGGCGATGGTCCGGGCCGAGATCGCCACGGTGGTCAAGTCGTTCGCCACGGTGGAGGTCCGGGACCAGTCCGAGTTCGTCGCACAGCAGGAGAAGCAGGTCGACCAGCTGCTCGGGTTCATCTACGTGCTGCTGGCCCTGGCGGTCATCATCGCACTGTTCGGTATCGTCAACACCCTGGCGCTCTCGGTAATCGAACGGACCCGGGAGATCGGTCTGCTGCGTGCGGTCGGCATGACGCGGTCGCAGATGAG
Coding sequences within:
- a CDS encoding ABC transporter ATP-binding protein translates to MARRTGSSRGGKRGAVAGSPPGREDRGSRPGEYGAGRDGRVPEHPGGRREDGPDAAPAARAARLTKVYGSGDTTVTALREIDLAFPRGRFTAIMGPSGSGKSTLMHCLAGLDTVTRGRVFIGNVDLSRLSDKQLTRLRRDRIGFIFQQFNLLPTLTAAENITLPLSIAGRSPDRAWMRTVIDAVGLAPRLKHRPSELSGGQQQRVACARALVTRPEIIFADEPTGNLDSRSGAEVLSFLRDSVSELGQTIVMVTHDATAASYSDEVIFLADGRLVDAIANPTAEEVLDRMKHLDAAAGGLAADGEIADDRDDHNDTDGRYGPAGDYDDYAYPDQAYPDQAYPDQAYPDQPTYGRDEHDPYQGHYPERRTGQFEAIPAPDLGPDAGGQPASRRVGGTRHGEEYYSGRSHHRPVPRPGGGPPLTDPGRVDGGGDSYHPDGTEPAGWA
- a CDS encoding RecB family exonuclease, whose protein sequence is MTSTQRSPAIPGSVASAAPRPLIGSLSPSRAADFVNCPLRYRFRVVDRLPEPPSEAATRGTVVHAVLEKLFDLPASRRTLQAARELVEPAWDTVRAREPAVEALFGGRDELAAWLESARELLAGYFALEDPSRLAPVARELYVEHVLDSGLRLRGYLDRLDEATTAQGPALRVVDYKTGRSPGPAFESSAMFQMKFYALLLWRIRGVIPRELRLYYLGDRTWLRATPDEADLRAAERRIEALWAAIDRAHRTGDWRATPNRLCSWCDHQARCPAFGGTPPPLPQQTSAVPLDETAPTVCEADG
- a CDS encoding site-2 protease family protein, translating into MADQHGGAGSGGAGSSGAGSSAHGGAGPAGQAPSERPPGVPVGRIRGVPIVISPFALVFAVLVAYLLSGSIRDRLPLASDGRILALSSLISIGFLASLLAHEIGHALTALAFGHTVRSVTLHGFAGFTEFEPEPRSAGREFLIAFVGPAVNGVLAAGCHLGLLGLDDTSDAAAVLHDLGLINAALFLFNLAPGLPLDGGRVVVAAVWGLTRDKLRGLRAGAYGGFVVAAGLVVWGASTSDGIGMVYTYALAGFLAFAAYQSLRAAQVRERLPGLCAGRLARRTLPVEGAVPLAEALRRAQEVGATAVAVIDRDGSPLKIMNGSAVDALPEHRRPWMTVDEVSRVISPGMVLDADLEGEALLAAVQRVPASEYLVKQAGRPVGVLAMVDLVARIDPAAAARMVASR
- a CDS encoding ABC transporter permease, translated to MLRATLKSLLARKVRLVLSMLAVVAGVSFVTGTLVLTDTLNRTFDTLFADINKNVSVAVRSVNAIDPTSDVGRPPLPASLVSTAAGVDGVRVAVGKVNGQAVLVNPATGKPSNTNGAPGIGINWTGGQPTSAEEIAEGRPPGPGEIVVDRATAKKLHLSLGAKISVQTKGPPARYTLVGTFRIGGQDSLGGAAVTAFDTATAQRVLLAPDRFSAIHLAAGPGLTQEELRARVAAALPPGVEAITGRQLADESASAVQNAVSGFSTFLLIFAAISVFVGAFIIFNTFTMLVAQRVRELALLRAIGASKRQVQVSLQVEAALVGFAGATVGLVSGAGLALLLRVAVGVFGVALPSGALVFRPRTVVIAYAVGVLITAAAAFVPARKAASVPPIAAMRETYVLPTRSLRSRAIAGSVLTALGIVLLILGTASAGKPGATAVGVGAAGIFLGVATLSPLLSGPITRVLGAPLARMFGATGRLGRENAMRNPRRTASTASALMIGLALVSAFSVLGQSIKESVRETVSNSLGADFYLTPQNFGQGFSGEVARELAGKPGIEIATGLRGGLVKISGQSSQVLAGDPAGLVKMLAIKEVTGDVHALGDGTILAEDSTAADHQLRVGQKVPVTFADGRAELTLVGTYQKSQVAGKWIISTSEFARHSTDDLDLFVLVKRASGADPAMVRAEIATVVKSFATVEVRDQSEFVAQQEKQVDQLLGFIYVLLALAVIIALFGIVNTLALSVIERTREIGLLRAVGMTRSQMRLMVILESVIISVFGAVLGVVVGSIFGWALTKALASLGISTFAYPVRTILLVVLTGAILGVLAAVFPARRAARMDVLRAISAV